The following is a genomic window from Bacteroidia bacterium.
GGAGGAGGAATTTTGTTCTTTATGATTATCCATGATAGGTTATCGTTTGGGGTAAAAGGAAATGTCAGGCTACGGTTTCTTTTTCAGTCATTTTTGCTGCAACCGGTTCAGCACTGGGAACAGATTCGCCACGGCGGAGGGCCAGCAACCTTTCAAGTCCGACATAAATACTGGTTGGGAAAGCATAGAGCACACCGAGGGCAAACATCTCAATCAAGTTTTTATTGACAAACAAGTAACTACCTTCACTGGGCAGGGCATATTTGGCGCCGATGATTGCCGGGTGAGAAAGGTAGTACATAGCGAGGAGGACAATGCCTCCAAGGGCAGCATAGCGGGCAAAAAGCCCGAGGATGAGACTCAGACCGATGATAATGAGTCCCCAGACGTTGACAAAATCTACAATATTGAGCAGCCAGGGCGTGCCAGCCATCGAATGGAAAATGCCGGCAAACCACCCCTGGGAATCCATGAGGTAACCAGAGGCCGACCAGTTGGGGTTCCAGAGTTTGACCACGCCTTCGTAGAGGAAATGCCATCCAATGAGCATGCGCAGGATGACCAGCATACGCAACTGAAGTCGCGAGTATCGCGAGGAGTCGTTGAGTGCAGATGTAGTATCCATAGTTAATCAGAATTGATAAATTGTTACGAACAAGGAAAGTAAAGTACAATTTTCCGGGGAGAGATTCAATGATATAAACCAAAAAGTAAAGAGTTTTTCGGAAGGCATCCGACATAACATGACCATTATATAAAGAGGATCAGAACCAGAAACGAAAACCCTTAAGGAGTCATCTCTTTGGTTGTATTAGAATAAGTTAAGCGTAACTACTTAGGTACTCAAGAGGGGGAAAAAGGAATTTTTCCCCTCAAACAAATCGGTAAGCTCGTTGAGGGCATTGCGGTTGCGTTTTCGGAGGGTGGATAAAAAGGAATAAATCCGACAAAAGCGATCCAGTCCGATTTTGGTTCGGAAGCAACCCGCATTTTTCTGTTTGACCTTCAGCGGTCGAATATCCCTTTCGGCCTGGTTATTGGTAAAAGGCACATCGGTTTGTGAGGCAAATAATAAGACGGCGGATTTAAATTTGTTTAGGCGGTTGTATAAATTCCTGCCCTTGGATTGTCGGGGTTTTCCGCGGAGATTTTTGATCGGCGGGGGTTCTTCCTTATTGGCACTTTTGCAGATGAGATCGTAGCGTCGCCAGAAGGGATCTTCCGGGGTGAGTTGCCAGGTCGGTTCAGTCTGGATTTTTTGATGTAGGGTGAAGAGCAGTCGTTGCATCCGGGCGGCCCAACGGGATCCATTTTCTTTCAACCCCTGAAGTTCCCGTACCAAATGCGCCCCACAAAGCGCATGTCGTATGTGTTCAAAAGAAAAATAGGGAGCCCAACAATCATGCACCAGTGTGCCCGAATATCCCGGTAAAATCGAGGCGTCTCCCAGCGCTTCCCGACCCCGCTTTTCATGCCCATAGACGTAGGTATAATCGGCGGTGCTGCTGGTATGCACCCAGTGTAATTTCCCCGCCGTTCGCACCCCGGTCTCATCGGCATGAACCACCGCCGAGGCCGCAACTTGTGCCTTGATTTCGGCTTCTACCGGCGCCAGCCGCTCGTAGGCCTGACTCAGTGCCTGTTCCTGCGTATGATCGTTGATCGAATATCCATACAAATCCAGAAATAATTCACTCGTCCGCTGCCACGATAAATGAAACTTCGTGTTTAATAAGGCCACCAGCGCCTTGACCCCGGAACCATATTGGACCGGCGACGACACCTCCTTCGGAAACGGTTGGTAGATCACCGAGCGGCATTTCGGGCACCGACATTCATACGACTGATACTCCCGCACATACAACGCTTGAACGGGCAAATCAAACACCTGACGACGGGCTGCCAGTTGGGGTTCCCCCCCCGCCAGACTTTCTCCACACTCACATCGATCCGGTATCAAGGCCACTACCTCATCTGCTTCTGCTACCATCTCCAGCGTGTGACCCTTATGACCTACCTGCCCCCCCGACTTCTTCCCTTTGCCTTTCTTCTTCGGCAGCACAATCTTCTTCCGAAATCCATCACTTGACGAGGGCTTCGAACTATTCCCACTGTTTTGGTCCAACTGCGCACGCAAACGCTTCACGTCCTCACTTAAGGATAACACCTGGGCCATTAATTCCCGTATTAACTCATGACAGCCTTCCAGCGTTTCGGGTAAGTTCATCTGCGCTCTTTTTATCTAATTTATTATTTTTTTTCAGGTCTCTCCTTTTTTTTTATTTCCTTGAGAGGGAACCTAAGTAGTTACAGTTAAGCTAAACTTCTGTACTAAATTTTTGATACGAAGTCTTTTCATTGATCGGAAATTTTCCAAAATTAATAAAAAAAGAAATAAACGAAAGTTTACCTTACCGAGATTGCTTTCAAGGAATAATAGATGTATTTTTAGATATCAAATATATTTAAAATTCAAAAATTATAAAAATATGGAAAACCCACATATTGAAAAAATACTTGATTCAGCCCCCTTGATTAACATGTTGAATTTAGGGAACCCTGCCCTCTCTGATACTAGTCCGGGAGTGAAAGGTCTCATCTTAAAGCTGGAGACGTCAAACGGTGAGTCCATTCTGAAAGTGGGTAGGCTATATCTTAATGACGATGCTACCTATGAAATTCAGTTTTCTCCTAAGGGACAAGTAACCCAATGGTTTGAGAATATTGTATTAGATATACCCATACCAGCCCGCGATCTTCACTTTTATGATAATACTGTAGAGTTTGGACTCACATTTTTTCCGACCCGCCAAATCAATGACCTTCTTAATTATGGAGAGAGATCTACTACTACGGGAATCAAAATTACCCGAGGATTAACCTCTTTTCCTAATAAGCGACATACCAGCAACAAAAAGTCTATTTATATAATGAGAACCTATCGAACATTAGTTGCAAGGCCTGAGCCAGATCCTGTACGATCTGTTAGTGATTTAGAAGTAAATACCGGGCCTGTATCAGAAGACCAGGCGCTTTCGTTAGTTATAGCCCCCCCCTGCCCTCCGATTTGGAGAGAGCAAGAATTGCTTCGTGTTGCTGTAGAGACTTCCGAACGCCAAGGAATGCCCATAACCTATGGACCAATTTATAAGATGAGCCCCTCATTAAAACTTAGGCTCGCCTTCGGCGATTTCTTTAAAAGTACCTGGAATAGTTTATTTGGGAAAAAAGCTGTAAACCGCAAATAGAATGATTATGTGTTGAGAATCGGAATCATAACAATTCTTTTTGCAGGAATCCTGATATCGGGACAATCTCAGATTGTCCCGCTGCCTTCACATAGCCTTACCCCTGAAGAGGGTCTCTCTCAAAGTACCAATTCCTACATTTATCAGGATTCTTATGGATTTGTATGGATTAGCTCTCTCGAAGGCTTAAACAGATTTGATGGCAGACATATCCAGATTTTTAAACCTGATACATCTGAGAAAAGCATTCTGGGACGCAATATTCAAAGCGATTTTTTTGAAGATAGCAAAGGAAATATCTGGTTTACTACCGAAGCGGGAATCAACTGTTACAGGCGAAGTCGTGGCAATTTTGACCAGTACGGGATTTTTTATCATGGCATATCGCTCAAAAATAAAATCCACTACGCTTTTTATCTCGAACGAGACCGATTTCTTTGGGTCATTTGCCAGAACAATCTGTTTGTATTTGATACCCATCAAAAAGACACGCTTCTTACCAGCCAATATCTTCATCCCTTGCCTGGTGTACGTTGCCATGTCTCAGTGGATGCGGAGGGGTATGTAAGCCAGGTGTTGGCATGTTATTGGGATAATCCTCCCGGAGGTTGTGAAATCATCAATTATGACCGGGAGAGAAACGTTGTTCAAAAACAATCATACCCGATTCTCAACAATACCTTCGTTTACTTTGATGGTAAAATAGAAGACGAAAACCGTATTTGGATATCTACCAGCCAGGGAATACTAAAAATAGATAACACCGGCCAAAACCAATCCGGCAACAATTTTTTCGCATATAAAACAGGTCAGACACACAGAAAAATCACGCCTTTTACCGATGGGAAATTTCTCGTGAAAGTTGGGCGAAATGATATAGCCGTATTTGACCCCGCCCAGAATAGCTTTTCATTATTAATAAGTAGTATAAGCAAACTGGGAGAAGCTATCCATCTGAGCAAAACAAATACCCTTTGGAATTCAGTAGAAGGTGTCGGCGTCGAATATAGACAGTTGACACCCGTCACTTTTTCTCAACCCATCGCACCGAATCAAACAGGAGCCATTTGGGCAATTTATTCATTCAAAGATAGTTCCGTCGCGGTGCTGGCCAATTCCAGGAACACCTATATCCAAAGTGCTGACGGAAATATCTCCCAAACTACCTTGAACCGGTTTTCAAAAATTCTGGAAGACAAATCAGGCGTAATGTGGGAAATCTCAGAAGCCGGATTGGGTATCAGAGATATGAAGACAGGATTATATGTATCTTTTATCCAAACGGGTTTCAACTTTATTTTTTACGATTTGGCGGAATACGAATCTGAATTACTTATCGCAACAAACAGAGGATTATTTACTTTCAACAAAAAAACACTAGCATTTGACAGTCTTCATTTTGTAACAGAAGATCCATACATCCTGAATGTACTATCCGACCGGCAGGGCCGAATTTGGATGGGTACAGGCGAAAGACTGGATGTTTGGGAAAGGATAGGAAAAGACTCTTTAGCGGTTATTCGTTCGTACCCGGGAAATGGGTTGGTTAACCACATCGTTGAGGATACTTTTTCGCATACGATTTGGGTTGCGACCTCTTCCGGGTTGGGCAAAATAAACAACCATACACTGGACATGGATTTGATTGGGGTCAAAAATGGATTACCCGAAATTTACCTATATGCGATAGTTCCCGACGGAGAAGAAAGGATATGGTTAAGTACCAACCAGGGTATCTATTGTTATTATCCCAAGCGCAATTTTTCCCGACAGTTTACTACCCGAAATGGACTGAGCTCCCGCGAATACAGTGCAGGAGCGGGAATTAAGGATCGGAATGGTTTTATATGGTTTGGGGGAAATCAAGGGGTTGACCGTTTTCACCCGGATTCTGTAAAAGATGCGGGCCATGCGCCACTGCTGTCTATTGTGGGATTGCACATAAATGGAGAATTATGGAAAGATGACCATCAATCCATAGAAACCCTCAATGACCTGGAACTTAAATACTATCAGAAAAGCATACAGTTTGACCTGGCTGCGATGGAGTATCTGGACCCGGGCCACAATCAATACAAGGTGCAAATGATCGGACTTGACACAACCTGGCGGGATCTGGGAACACAAAACTTTGTTACCTACTCCAACCTTAATCCGGGATCCTATGATTTCAAGTTCACCGCAAGTAATGCAGAAGGAATTTGGCAGGAACATCCCAAGGCCTTCCATTTTACGATTCATCCCCATTTTACCCAAACGGTCTGGTTCCGCCTGTTGATGTTTACCTTAGCACTCGCAATAGTTGGTTTTGCCACCGCCTTTTACTACCGCTACAGACTCAATCAACAGCAATTGGTGGCAGAAAAACAACAACGTGAGGCTGAAAAAAGAGAGAGTCTCCTGCAAAATGAACTTAAACTCCGGGAACAACGCGACAGAATCGCTTCTGATATTCATGATGAACTCGGTACAGGTCTTTCCCGGCTGCGAATATTAGGTGTTTCAGCCCGAAGAAACGCAGAGCCTGAAAAATTGATACAGGCACTTAAAAATGTCTCTGAACTGGCAGAAGAACTCGACACGAACCGAAGGGCGCTCTCCTGGGCCACTGATCCTGAAATGGACCAATTGAGCAGCCTTTTGGCAAGAATTCGAAGAGAATCAGCAGAAATGTTTGAAGCATTACAGTTGATTTACCGGATTGATATCGATGAAATAAAAACGGATGTCCCGCTCAATGGTAAATTTCGCCTAAATATGTTGCGCATTGTAAAGGAGTTGCTTACGAATGTTGCCCGCCATGCAAAAGCAACAAGTATTGATTTACAAATATTACTAACTGATTTAGGTCTAAAAATCATACTTTCTGATGATGGGGAAGGTATTTCGGCATCAGCGAATCTTACCGGAAAAGGGATCAGAAGTATCAGAAAAAGGGTTTCAGACATAAATGGTACCGTCGAATGGCTGGCCAATACCCCTCAGGGTACAAAAGTCATCATTGAGGCCCCATACCCCAAAGCCACATAAACGAAAGTGGTATTGCGGCTCTTTATAACGAAAAGTACATTTGTCATATAACAACCCAGGCTATGAAAAAAATAACAGTAATGATCGTAGAGGATGATCCGGAATTTCAGCAATGGCTGGAATCAGAGATAGATTCCTTTCAGGGATTTACCTACCTGGGATGTTGTGATTCAGCAGAAGATGCGCTCACCCAAATTCCCATAAAAAATCCGGACATAGTCCTCATGGACATAAAGTTGCCAGGAAAAATGGATGGGATTGAGTGTTTGTTGCGTCTTAAGCTTGTCAAACCTCAAATGCGTTTTATGATCATTACTTCTTACGGCGATGACGAACGTGTTTTTGAGGCACTGAAAGCAGGCGCAGAAGGTTATATTTTAAAAGGAGACATCCCCGGTGCCTTGCAAAGGCAACTGGAAGATTTTTGTGCAGGAGGGGCGCCCATGAGTCCTGAGATCGCGAAGAAAGTAATATCAAGTTTTCATCAGCCACCCAGGCAGGTAATCGCACTGGAAGAACTCACGGAAAGAGAAAGGCTGATTTTAAACCTGCTGTCCCAGGGCCTTCTATACAAAGAAATCGCCGCAAAACTCCCCAATGAAAATGACGCATCAAAAACAATCTCGGAAGGCACAGTGAAAGTGCATGTACATCACATTTATCAAAAACTCCAGGTCAACAACCGCGCCGAAGCCATGATCCTCTATTTGGGGAAATAGGCAGAATCCATTCCCCGGTACAGAATTTTGTTAAATAGTTTCAAAACAACCTATGCGTCAAATTATCGCGCATAGGACGTGCGCGCCTGTTTCGCACGGGGAAAGGTATGTGCAAATAGGAAGAATAACCGACAAGCTTTTAAATACAACATCTATACATCAACACAAATGAAACTAAACTTCAACTCAATACGATACGTAGCCGCAGGGTTACTTTTGATTTGCCTCTCCACAGCAAACCTCCGGGCCCAGTGGCAAGCTTTCACACCTGTGCTTTCCGACACAATAGGCATTTCCGACCTGCGCATTGCGCAAGACAATGACTCCGTAGCCTGGGCAGTCGCCATGAAATACGATGTCGATTCTACGCAATATGGCTGGGTCCCTATAGACAGCCTGTTTTTTGTAAAAACTGCCGACGCAGGTGCGACCTGGTCGGGCGGGAAAATTCCATTGGGGATAGAGCCCTATGCCAGTAATATTTGCCCTATAAGTGCCGATGAAGCCTGGGTCACCGGGATCGATGCTGATTATTTCAGCTATATCATGCACACCACCGATGGGGGCCTGTCCTGGCAGCGGCAGTTTGAAACAGGATTTGCGGAAGGCAGCTCTTATATCAATCTGGTGCATTTCTGGGACGCACAACACGGCGTCGCGATGGGCGACCCTGCCGTATCTGCCAATGACACTATCCCTTTCTTCGAGATCTACACCACCAGCGACGGGGGACAAAACTGGACCCGCACGGGCAGCAACAACATTCCCGCCGTACTGCCGGATGAGTATGGATTTAGCGGCAACTATTTTGTCAGTGGTGAAACCATTTGGTTTTCTACGTTCAATTTTAATTCCTTTACCTGGGTCCGGGCTTTTCGGTCCACCGACAGAGGATTGAGTTGGACGGCAAGTGATGCGCTGGCGGGAGACCTTTCCTTTGCAGATTCATTGCACGGCGTGGGTTCTGAGTATGGCGAACCTTCTTACCTCCTTCGCTACACTGCCGACGGCGGGACAACGTGGACAGATCTCCCGGAAATGGAACCCGGATTGATCAGCTCTCTCGTGCTCATCCCCGAATCATACTACATCCTGGCCGTGGTACGTACCAACAATATCACCGGCCCATTCCGCACGATAATCAGCACGGACCTTGGCACATCATGGACAGAAATCGGCACGAGCGAACTGGCCGGCAACGCAAAATTCAGGAGTCCCCGCCTCGGCTATGCAGGAGAATGGCAGCCCAGCGACCACGCTACCCGGATGTACAAATATGCAGGGAGCCCGCTGACCGGTCTATTTTCAGGAAAGACTTTGCAGGCCCAGGTGATTGTAGCACCCAATCCCACCGCTGATATACTGAGTGTATTCATCGACGCCGACCAGCCCGCCGACTATACCTTACTCCTCAACGACGCAGCAGGTCGCCTCATCACCCGGCTACATCTCGACAAAGCCGCCCAGGGTAGCACACAATTGGACCTGCGCACGCTGCCTGCGGGAATCTATACGCTCACAGTGAGTAGTGAGAAGGGCTATGCGACAAAGCGGGTGGTGAAGCAGTAGCAAAACCTTGGGTACACAGCGAAAAGTGGGAAAGAAGTGGCAAATGCTGAATTAACATAAACTATAACAAATCTATCTATGAATCGCAATCAATCCAATTACACCATGTCCCAACTCGAACGGGAATTTGAGCTTGAGATGGAAAATCACAACCACACCCCTTCCGATGAGGAGATGGAAGCCGAACTCGAAAGTATGCTCGACGGAGATGAATCTGAGTACGAATACGAAGAGGATTCTCCCGAAAGTGAATACGAATACGAAGAAGACCCCGAGGACAACGAATATGAGTACGAAGAAGATTATTCCTCCGGAAGTTATGCCGAACGTCTCTACGAATTGTCCCAGCGTGAGTTTGAATCGGAGTATGAATTTGAAAGCGAACTCGACCAGATTGTGGACGACATGCACCGGGAATTTTTCTTCGGGAAACTGTTCAAAAAACTGAAAAACAGCAAATTTGCCAAAGGTCTTATTAAAAAAGGCCTCAAATTCGCCCGACCTTTTGCGAGCTTTATTCCTGGCGGAAGCCTCGTTATGGACGGATTAAATGCTGCAACTGATTTGCTTGGCGAAAATGTCAAATCCCGAGCTAAATCTCTGAGTAAAAGAGCCATCAAAGCAGTACGGAAAGAAGCCAAAGCATTAACCAAAGACGTGGCCGCAATGGGGGTGGCACCTGAAAATACGGAAGAAGCCAACCAACAGGTTGCTCAAAATGTAACCGATACCATCCAGACAGCCATGGAGTTTGCCGCTGACAATATTCACTACGAAATTGATGACCCCATCGAAGCAGATCGCCTGGCAAGCCGTGCGTTTGAGACCGCACTACAGCAGGCCTCTCCGACGCCCCCGGTAGTATCACCAGGACGCCCACAGACTCCTCCTCCTCCCCGGGTAAGAGATCACCGCTCGCAAAGCGGAAAAGGGGTAAGAGTCATTAATCTGCGTGAAAAACCTGGTGAGGAAATTGAAAAAATTGTTATTGTCATCCGAGACAATCCTCGTCGCCGATGAACGCGCCCCTGCATCGTTACGCCGCTACACTGCGTCGGATCGAAGCCCTTACCTCGCTGCAGAAAATGGTGGCGCTTCCCCCTGAGTCGGATATATCTCCCCGGCAATGGAATGCGCTCAACCACGCCCTGCATGTTTCGGCAGAAAAACTGGAACAACCCCTAACAGAACACATAAAGGTACTGCTCCGATCCAACCCCGCAGATATGGATATACAGCGTAAGTTGTACGCAGCACTCGGGGAAACCGAACTCCGGCTGACCAAAGCTTACAA
Proteins encoded in this region:
- a CDS encoding DoxX family membrane protein, with protein sequence MDTTSALNDSSRYSRLQLRMLVILRMLIGWHFLYEGVVKLWNPNWSASGYLMDSQGWFAGIFHSMAGTPWLLNIVDFVNVWGLIIIGLSLILGLFARYAALGGIVLLAMYYLSHPAIIGAKYALPSEGSYLFVNKNLIEMFALGVLYAFPTSIYVGLERLLALRRGESVPSAEPVAAKMTEKETVA
- a CDS encoding response regulator transcription factor yields the protein MKKITVMIVEDDPEFQQWLESEIDSFQGFTYLGCCDSAEDALTQIPIKNPDIVLMDIKLPGKMDGIECLLRLKLVKPQMRFMIITSYGDDERVFEALKAGAEGYILKGDIPGALQRQLEDFCAGGAPMSPEIAKKVISSFHQPPRQVIALEELTERERLILNLLSQGLLYKEIAAKLPNENDASKTISEGTVKVHVHHIYQKLQVNNRAEAMILYLGK
- a CDS encoding IS66 family transposase; the protein is MNLPETLEGCHELIRELMAQVLSLSEDVKRLRAQLDQNSGNSSKPSSSDGFRKKIVLPKKKGKGKKSGGQVGHKGHTLEMVAEADEVVALIPDRCECGESLAGGEPQLAARRQVFDLPVQALYVREYQSYECRCPKCRSVIYQPFPKEVSSPVQYGSGVKALVALLNTKFHLSWQRTSELFLDLYGYSINDHTQEQALSQAYERLAPVEAEIKAQVAASAVVHADETGVRTAGKLHWVHTSSTADYTYVYGHEKRGREALGDASILPGYSGTLVHDCWAPYFSFEHIRHALCGAHLVRELQGLKENGSRWAARMQRLLFTLHQKIQTEPTWQLTPEDPFWRRYDLICKSANKEEPPPIKNLRGKPRQSKGRNLYNRLNKFKSAVLLFASQTDVPFTNNQAERDIRPLKVKQKNAGCFRTKIGLDRFCRIYSFLSTLRKRNRNALNELTDLFEGKNSFFPLLST
- a CDS encoding T9SS type A sorting domain-containing protein; this translates as MKLNFNSIRYVAAGLLLICLSTANLRAQWQAFTPVLSDTIGISDLRIAQDNDSVAWAVAMKYDVDSTQYGWVPIDSLFFVKTADAGATWSGGKIPLGIEPYASNICPISADEAWVTGIDADYFSYIMHTTDGGLSWQRQFETGFAEGSSYINLVHFWDAQHGVAMGDPAVSANDTIPFFEIYTTSDGGQNWTRTGSNNIPAVLPDEYGFSGNYFVSGETIWFSTFNFNSFTWVRAFRSTDRGLSWTASDALAGDLSFADSLHGVGSEYGEPSYLLRYTADGGTTWTDLPEMEPGLISSLVLIPESYYILAVVRTNNITGPFRTIISTDLGTSWTEIGTSELAGNAKFRSPRLGYAGEWQPSDHATRMYKYAGSPLTGLFSGKTLQAQVIVAPNPTADILSVFIDADQPADYTLLLNDAAGRLITRLHLDKAAQGSTQLDLRTLPAGIYTLTVSSEKGYATKRVVKQ
- a CDS encoding triple tyrosine motif-containing protein, which produces MLRIGIITILFAGILISGQSQIVPLPSHSLTPEEGLSQSTNSYIYQDSYGFVWISSLEGLNRFDGRHIQIFKPDTSEKSILGRNIQSDFFEDSKGNIWFTTEAGINCYRRSRGNFDQYGIFYHGISLKNKIHYAFYLERDRFLWVICQNNLFVFDTHQKDTLLTSQYLHPLPGVRCHVSVDAEGYVSQVLACYWDNPPGGCEIINYDRERNVVQKQSYPILNNTFVYFDGKIEDENRIWISTSQGILKIDNTGQNQSGNNFFAYKTGQTHRKITPFTDGKFLVKVGRNDIAVFDPAQNSFSLLISSISKLGEAIHLSKTNTLWNSVEGVGVEYRQLTPVTFSQPIAPNQTGAIWAIYSFKDSSVAVLANSRNTYIQSADGNISQTTLNRFSKILEDKSGVMWEISEAGLGIRDMKTGLYVSFIQTGFNFIFYDLAEYESELLIATNRGLFTFNKKTLAFDSLHFVTEDPYILNVLSDRQGRIWMGTGERLDVWERIGKDSLAVIRSYPGNGLVNHIVEDTFSHTIWVATSSGLGKINNHTLDMDLIGVKNGLPEIYLYAIVPDGEERIWLSTNQGIYCYYPKRNFSRQFTTRNGLSSREYSAGAGIKDRNGFIWFGGNQGVDRFHPDSVKDAGHAPLLSIVGLHINGELWKDDHQSIETLNDLELKYYQKSIQFDLAAMEYLDPGHNQYKVQMIGLDTTWRDLGTQNFVTYSNLNPGSYDFKFTASNAEGIWQEHPKAFHFTIHPHFTQTVWFRLLMFTLALAIVGFATAFYYRYRLNQQQLVAEKQQREAEKRESLLQNELKLREQRDRIASDIHDELGTGLSRLRILGVSARRNAEPEKLIQALKNVSELAEELDTNRRALSWATDPEMDQLSSLLARIRRESAEMFEALQLIYRIDIDEIKTDVPLNGKFRLNMLRIVKELLTNVARHAKATSIDLQILLTDLGLKIILSDDGEGISASANLTGKGIRSIRKRVSDINGTVEWLANTPQGTKVIIEAPYPKAT